Part of the bacterium genome, CGTCATTTCTGGTTGAAAAGTTTGTTGAGCTTATTAAATCAGGAGTTTTGACATCCGAAATTCTTGTTATCACTCAAAATAGCTACAAAAAAAAGATTTTTTCGGATAAAATCAGAGAAAAACTGGCAGAATTTCAAATTAACGGTTTTGGAGAGCTGCCTGTTTTTACTTTTAACGGGATAGTTTATCATTCTATTAAGTCAAATTGGTCGCTTGTGGAAGGATTAATCCCTGAAAATATCGGGAAAAGAGAAATAATACCAAATCTTTGCGAGTTGGAAGCGGCAGAACTTTTGATTAAAAAGGCTATAAAAGAAATAAATAAGAGAGAAAGCCTTGAAGAGAGCCTGAGAGATTATCAATCTCATAAAAACCTTAAGCATCAGATTTTGAGGCGGCATACACTTATAACAAATAATTGTCTTGACAGTCAGGAAATCATTGATAAATCTAAGCTGCTAGGTGAGCAAATGGGGGAGCAGGCTCAGGATGTACTTAAACTGGTTAATATTCTTACTAATCGCTATAGAACTTTTTATAATTTAAAACAGGTGCCTACTTTTCTTTATCTGCTTGATAATAACAAAATAAATTTCGGTAAAATAAAATATCTTCTGGTTGATGACTTTGATGAAATGACTTATTCCGCCCACTACTTTATAAAAAAGATTATTGCGGAAGTTAAAGATTTTTTTATAGCCGCAGACCCGCAAGGGAGTTCACGAAGAGGGTATTTATGCGCAAATACTTCGGGTTATGAAGAAATAAAAGCCTTAAATCCTTCTGAAATAATTAATTTAAAGTCAAAAAAGCCTTCATATCCGGATGCGCAGGAATTATTTCAGGCAATTATAAATAATAAAACGCCGAATTTGAATAATATAGCTCTTATTGAAAATTCTATACGGCATGTAGAAATGTTGGAGCAGGTTTTTGCCAGAATAGAAGTTATGGTAAATAATGAAAAATTTTCTCCTGATGATATTGTTCTTGTTGCACCTTCAATGGATGCAGCTTTAAAACACGCTTTAGAAGAGTTTTTTGAGAGAAAAAATATAGATTATCAGTTTTTGACAGGTTCAAAGAAGATTTTTGATGACCCTCTAGTCTTTGGTACGCTTATAATTCTCCAGTTAATCAACGAAGAATGGCGATTTAAGCCAAAAACTTTTGAAATAAGATCCTTGTTGACCGGCATGTTGGGAATTTCTACAATTTTATGCGAAGAAATTCTTGAAAAATACACAGAAACAGGCAAGCTTGAACGGAATGACAATGACCTTTTAAGCAAGTGTACAGAACGATTAAATAATTTGATTAATTTGATAAAAAACTTAAGAGAAGAAAAAATATCTCTTTCAGGGCAGGTGGAAAAGATTTTTTCTGAGCTTGTTCTTCCGAATATTAATGAAAATAACAATATAGAAGCCTTTAACCGAATGGTAGAGTCGCTTCTGGGTTTTGAAAAGCTGTTGAAGACTACTCAAAACAAAATCTTTTCTGAAAAAGACTGGCTGATTTTAATGAAAGACACGATTGTTTCTGATAATCCTTCTTCCGCGCCGGAATTGAAGAAAAATTGTATAAAAATCGCAACACCGCAAAAAGTCATTGATCTGGAAATTGAATCAAAAATCCAGATATGGTTGGATGTTTCAAGCATTCATTGGACAAAAGACGACACAGGACCGCTTTATAATGCATGGGTTTTTCATAAAGATTGGCAGGATGGAAAATACACCCCGCAGATTCACCAGAAACTCACTATGGAAAAGGCTGCTTATTGTTTAAGAAAGCTTGTTTCTTTATGTGACGGTAAAATTTTATGCTATGCAAGCCAGCTGGATGTTTCCGGCTCTGAAAACAACGGCGGAATAGAAAGCTTTATCACAGAGAAAAAAGAACTAACAAAGATAAAATTTGAATTTACTCCCCGCAAAGATCAGGCTGCCGTTCTTGATTATAAGTCGGGCAAAATGGCTATTTCTGCTGTGCCTGGAGCCGGAAAGACAAAGATACTGGAAGCCTTGATAATAAAGATGATTAAAGACGGGATTAATCCTGAAGAAATTCTTGTGCTTACTTATATGGATTCTGCGGCTAGAAATATCCGTGAGAGAATAAAAACTTCCTGCCCTGATCTTGTAAAATTTCCTCACATCAGTACTATTCATGGTCTGGGATTAGGTATAATAAAGCAGGGAGATAATCATACTCAAATAGGACTTGATTCTGATTTTGATATTTGCGATGACACCTTAAAATTTAAAATAATGAAAGAAATTTACGATAAATTAATTACAGATAATGATTATAAGTTTAATTCTTTCAGCTATGATTACCCGAACGCAATTTCGCAAGCAAAGTTTCTGGGAATTTCACCGGAGGAGATTGGAAAGTATTTATCAAACAAAGATATCGAACTTTATAATGAATTGTTTGAATTTTATCCTGTATATGCGGAATATCAAAGAATATTAAAAGAAAGAAGCATGATAGATTTTGATGATTTGCTGATTTACAGCGTTAAACTATTAAAAAACAATACTGAAATCAAAAATCATTATCAAGAAAAGTTTAAATATATTATAGAAGATGAAGCACAGGATTCTTCTTCTGTTCAACAGCAATTATTCGGGCTAATCAGTGAAAAAAGAGGAAACTTAATCAGGTGTGGCGACCCTAATCAGGCAATTACCTCCAGTTTTTCCAATTCTGACGTAAGCGGGTTTGTTGAATTTATTAAAACCACAAATATGCTCGTGGAAATGGATCACTCTCAAAGATGCTCAAATGAAATCTTTGAACTTGCAAACTCTTTAATTGATTGGGCGATGAAGCAGGAATTGTTAAAAGATGCTTTTATTCCTCTAAAAATGCATGCGGTAGAAGGAAAAAATCCTGAAACAAAAGAATGTTTAAACTTTAAAATCTATGAAACCCCTGAAGAAGAAAAAGCGAAAATATTAAAAGAAATCGAAAAACTTAAAAAAAGCGCTTATAAATTCACGATAGGGATTTTGTTGAGAACAAATAATGCAGTTATAGAATGGGCACAGTTTTTGGAATCTAATAATATACCATATATTTGTTATTCCGAGTCTGTCGCCCAGAAAAAAGTCTTCAGGTTTGTAAAAGCTTTTCTTGAAGTCTTGAATAACCCGTGGAATAACAAATTTGTCAAAAATCTTTACGAAGAATTTGTAAAATCAAATATTTTGGAACATCAGTTTGATTCGCTTCATTTTTTTGACAAAGCAGGCTCACCATTTATTTGTTTTGCAAAAAACGAACTGCCGCTCGGGAACGCAGGAAAATTTCAGGATGAAATCTTAAAATGGCTCGATAAATCAAACTTACCGCCGGAAGAAATAATTGCAAGGCTCGGTGCTGAATATTTTGATAGTGTTATTGACAAGTCAAATGCAAGGATAATAAGCCTTTTGGTCAGCAGGTTCAGGCGATATGACACAGATAACGAAGAAAATAAAACTGTTAATTTGCCTGAAATTTTAAATTATTTAGATGATTTAGGAAAGAAAAAGTCGCTTAGCGGCGTAAAATTCTTTAATGAAATTGAAAAAGATGATGACAAATATGAATTTGTGCAGATTATGACAGCCCATAAAGCAAAAGGACTGGAGTTTGATACTGTGTTTATGCCTGAAATGCAGGAAGTTAAATTCAGTTACCCTGTAAATCCTGAAGTAGTTGATATTGGAAAGAGCGGGCATCTTATCAATCAAATAAAACAGATTAAAAAACTCCATAAAAGTGTTGAAGAAATAAAACTTGAGCAGGTTCATGAACATCTAAGGCTTATTTATGTCGGGATTACAAGAGCCAGACATTATCTTTATATGAGCGGAAATGAAAAAGCCAAAAATAATTGGTATAAAACAAAAGAATACAGGCCTTCAAAAATTTTAGAATACTTTATAGAACAGCATACAAGGATTGTGAAATGAAAAATAATCTTCTGAATCATGACCGCTTTAATACATGGCAAATTTGTCGAAAAAAATATTATTTTAAGTATATAAAAGAGCTTAAATACCCCGAATTTCATCAGGATTACGAACTTGGAAAATCAATTCATGCACTTATAGATTATCACTTAAGAGGTTTTGAAACAAGGCATCTATTGAAGAATGCAGATAACAAGATTATTGACCGCTGGAATTCCATAAAAAACCACCCTATATTAAACAAAAAAGTAATAAAAACAGAATGGGGCTTTAATACAAACCTTAAAAATACTCCATACTGGCTTATAGGAAGAATTGACGCTATATTTTTTGACGAAGAAACCGGCAACTACATTATAGCTGACTGGAAAACCGGCGAAGTCGTCCCTAAAAAAATCGATACTTATTTTCAGCACAAAATTTATCTTTATGCGCTTTATCAAAGCAGAAAGGATTTAGGGCTTGATTTTGAGCCAAAAGACCTTGTTTTTAATTACTTTGAGATAACTCCGGAGTCTGTACAAAAAATAGAAATAAGTTTTTCTGAAGAAAAATTGTTTGAATACGAGAAAAAATTTTTAAATATTATAAAAAAAATAGAGAGTACTGTTGAATTTGATGTTGCAGAAAATTGTTTTGATAAATTTTGCCTTTATAAAAGGCTTTGTGAAAATAAGTGAATATTTTTTTAAAAAATGGCAAATATAAAACATAATGCTATAATATATACTTGAGAGGGTTAAAATTACTTTTTTGTATTAATCTATTAATAATAAATAAAAGGAGAGAGATATTATGGCAAAAGTGCTTATATCAATGCCGACCGAATTTCTTGAAAAAATTGATAATATTGCAGCCTCAGAACAACGCACAAGAAGCGAACTTATAAGAGAAGCTTTAAGAGGTTATATAAGAAAAAGCAACATAGTTAATGTTGAAAACGTTGAAAACAGAGCAAAAGTTCTTGAATCAATGCTCGATTAGGCAAATTATTATATTACTTTTCCAAACAAAATGCTGGAGTTCAATAATCTTTTCAAGTCTTGCAATGAGAGTTAAATAGAGGTAATGATGCTGGATATATACGATTTTATAAAGGAATTAGCTCCATTAGAGCTTGAATATATCGACGATGATGACAATTATCACTGTCTTAACGCTTATATAAAAAGAGTTCATGATGACCATCTGCTTATTTCACCTCCCGAAAAGCACAATCTGGCTCATAATCTTCCTGATGGAAAAGAAATTAATATTATATTTAAAACGGCGAAAGGAACTTTTTCGGCTGTTTCGAATGTAATAAATAAACAATTGGACAGCATGTCGGGATTAAGAATAAGTTTTCCTTGTAACAGCCAGTTTACCGAACGAAGAGAATTTATAAGAGTTCCGCTTAATATAAAAGTCGAGATAATTAAATATCTTGATAATACCTACCTTAAGATGGAAACTTTTAATGCTCTGACACGAAATATCAGCGGAAGCGGTTTATGCTACGTTTCTGATGTGCCTCTTGATAATTATTATGATGTGCATTGTAAAATTCATCTTGATTATGAAAAAGAGCCAATTTCTGTCAGATGTGACCATATTTAT contains:
- a CDS encoding UvrD-helicase domain-containing protein, which codes for MYIEGPLKSGKSSFLVEKFVELIKSGVLTSEILVITQNSYKKKIFSDKIREKLAEFQINGFGELPVFTFNGIVYHSIKSNWSLVEGLIPENIGKREIIPNLCELEAAELLIKKAIKEINKRESLEESLRDYQSHKNLKHQILRRHTLITNNCLDSQEIIDKSKLLGEQMGEQAQDVLKLVNILTNRYRTFYNLKQVPTFLYLLDNNKINFGKIKYLLVDDFDEMTYSAHYFIKKIIAEVKDFFIAADPQGSSRRGYLCANTSGYEEIKALNPSEIINLKSKKPSYPDAQELFQAIINNKTPNLNNIALIENSIRHVEMLEQVFARIEVMVNNEKFSPDDIVLVAPSMDAALKHALEEFFERKNIDYQFLTGSKKIFDDPLVFGTLIILQLINEEWRFKPKTFEIRSLLTGMLGISTILCEEILEKYTETGKLERNDNDLLSKCTERLNNLINLIKNLREEKISLSGQVEKIFSELVLPNINENNNIEAFNRMVESLLGFEKLLKTTQNKIFSEKDWLILMKDTIVSDNPSSAPELKKNCIKIATPQKVIDLEIESKIQIWLDVSSIHWTKDDTGPLYNAWVFHKDWQDGKYTPQIHQKLTMEKAAYCLRKLVSLCDGKILCYASQLDVSGSENNGGIESFITEKKELTKIKFEFTPRKDQAAVLDYKSGKMAISAVPGAGKTKILEALIIKMIKDGINPEEILVLTYMDSAARNIRERIKTSCPDLVKFPHISTIHGLGLGIIKQGDNHTQIGLDSDFDICDDTLKFKIMKEIYDKLITDNDYKFNSFSYDYPNAISQAKFLGISPEEIGKYLSNKDIELYNELFEFYPVYAEYQRILKERSMIDFDDLLIYSVKLLKNNTEIKNHYQEKFKYIIEDEAQDSSSVQQQLFGLISEKRGNLIRCGDPNQAITSSFSNSDVSGFVEFIKTTNMLVEMDHSQRCSNEIFELANSLIDWAMKQELLKDAFIPLKMHAVEGKNPETKECLNFKIYETPEEEKAKILKEIEKLKKSAYKFTIGILLRTNNAVIEWAQFLESNNIPYICYSESVAQKKVFRFVKAFLEVLNNPWNNKFVKNLYEEFVKSNILEHQFDSLHFFDKAGSPFICFAKNELPLGNAGKFQDEILKWLDKSNLPPEEIIARLGAEYFDSVIDKSNARIISLLVSRFRRYDTDNEENKTVNLPEILNYLDDLGKKKSLSGVKFFNEIEKDDDKYEFVQIMTAHKAKGLEFDTVFMPEMQEVKFSYPVNPEVVDIGKSGHLINQIKQIKKLHKSVEEIKLEQVHEHLRLIYVGITRARHYLYMSGNEKAKNNWYKTKEYRPSKILEYFIEQHTRIVK
- a CDS encoding PD-(D/E)XK nuclease family protein, with the translated sequence MKNNLLNHDRFNTWQICRKKYYFKYIKELKYPEFHQDYELGKSIHALIDYHLRGFETRHLLKNADNKIIDRWNSIKNHPILNKKVIKTEWGFNTNLKNTPYWLIGRIDAIFFDEETGNYIIADWKTGEVVPKKIDTYFQHKIYLYALYQSRKDLGLDFEPKDLVFNYFEITPESVQKIEISFSEEKLFEYEKKFLNIIKKIESTVEFDVAENCFDKFCLYKRLCENK
- a CDS encoding ribbon-helix-helix domain-containing protein, whose protein sequence is MAKVLISMPTEFLEKIDNIAASEQRTRSELIREALRGYIRKSNIVNVENVENRAKVLESMLD
- a CDS encoding PilZ domain-containing protein; protein product: MMLDIYDFIKELAPLELEYIDDDDNYHCLNAYIKRVHDDHLLISPPEKHNLAHNLPDGKEINIIFKTAKGTFSAVSNVINKQLDSMSGLRISFPCNSQFTERREFIRVPLNIKVEIIKYLDNTYLKMETFNALTRNISGSGLCYVSDVPLDNYYDVHCKIHLDYEKEPISVRCDHIYSKKIKLNNEKSYLTALSYAGISEEDTIKLVKTCFRYQIDNVERNKNFEDHK